The following are encoded together in the Hoplias malabaricus isolate fHopMal1 chromosome 3, fHopMal1.hap1, whole genome shotgun sequence genome:
- the LOC136692739 gene encoding axin-2-like gives MSRMLAEPVGNSFHEDAPRPPVPGEEGESLRRMPTEFQVPIPVQVPGPGYGTSRRNEDGLGEPEGSASPDSPVSRWSKSLHLLLGDQDGAHLFRTFLEREKGEDALDFWFACNGFRQMDPKDGKTQRVARAIYKRYVEASGVVAEHMRPATRTYIRDGIKKQRIDSSMFDQAQTEIQAAMEDKAYQMFLTSDVYLDYVRSGCENAAYVHQSGLAGLKVMCSYLPPLIEDKEWTCGDLKAKALATVVGLSAKSLRATVTLRTTGGLERGCRSQRRGDPASPYFMNSGHVFAPVCSANDSEVSSDATTDDSLSMTDSSVDGIPPYKLGTKKQLQREIHRSIKINGQVSLPHFPRTHRLPQEMAPVEPSAFAAELITRLEKLKREQDTLSCLEERLQQIQEEEERDEGELAAPQKPPPSLSLLSSGFCEEDPQAILDEHLSRVLKTPGCQSPGVPLYSPRSRSPDQHLLRQHQPHHHPQGTVCSPLPSGPRSVAGKHIHHHHIHHHHGAPPKSKEQIEAEAAHRVAQCLGSAGSDYSIQRCQSPAELTAGRTAMLSKRPSKASDGMSVCQSSAESGSSPLLPFDGTDRSQNVWQWILESERQSRHKPHSSQSLKKTHPTDSSSKSTLWGGGGVSAHVRGHHPGHPFVQDPTMPPLPPPNTLTQLEEACRRLEEASKPAKQRHSTSSLQRERGHPSLFPSSSSALVSPALQTDEWKEQRRPSAGHSSAPCGSELVVTYFFCGEEIPYRRLMKTHSLTLGHFKEQLRKKGNYRYYFKKASDEFECGAVFEEIWEDGTVLPMYEGKILGKVERME, from the exons ATGAGCCGCATGCTGGCCGAACCGGTGGGCAACAGCTTCCACGAGGACGCCCCACGTCCTCCGGTGCCCGGAGAGGAAGGGGAGAGTCTGCGGCGAATGCCCACCGAATTTCAGGTCCCGATCCCTGTCCAGGTCCCAGGCCCGGGCTACGGCACGAGCCGGAGAAACGAGGACGGCCTGGGGGAGCCTGAGGGCAGCGCGTCGCCGGACTCTCCTGTGTCTCGCTGGAGCAAGTCCCTGCACCTTCTGCTGGGAGACCAGGACGGAGCGCACCTCTTCCGGACGTTCCTGGAGCGCGAGAAGGGAGAGGACGCACTGGACTTCTGGTTCGCTTGCAACGGCTTCCGGCAGATGGACCCCAAGGATGGCAAGACGCAGCGAGTGGCCAGGGCCATCTACAAGAGGTATGTGGAGGCTAGCGGGGTGGTGGCCGAGCACATGAGGCCGGCCACCAGGACCTACATCCGGGACGGCATCAAGAAGCAGCGCATTGACTCGTCCATGTTCGACCAGGCGCAGACCGAGATCCAGGCTGCCATGGAGGACAAGGCCTACCAGATGTTCCTCACCTCAGATGTCTACCTGGACTACGTCCGCTCGGGCTGCGAGAACGCCGCTTACGTCCACCAGAGCGGCCTGGCCGGGCTCAAGGTCATGTGCAGCTACCTGCCGCCGCTCATCGAAGACAAGGAGTGGACCTGCGGAGACCTCAAGGCCAAGGCGCTGGCCACAGTCGTGGGCCTTTCAGCCAAGAGCCTGAGggccaccgtgaccctgaggaCCACCGGGGGTCTGGAGCGAGGATGCAG GTCTCAGAGACGGGGTGATCCAGCCAGTCCTTACTTCATGAACTCGGGCCATGTTTTCGCGCCGGTCTGCAGCGCCAACGACAGCGAAGTGTCCAGCGATGCCACCACGGACGACTCCCTGTCTATGACCGACAGCagcgt GGACGGGATTCCTCCATACAAACTGGGCACCAAGAAGCAGCTCCAGAGGGAGATTCACCGGAGCATCAAGATCAACGGACAAGTTTCTCTCCCCCACTTTCCC AGAACCCACCGTTTGCCGCAGGAGATGGCTCCAGTTGAGCCGTCTGCGTTTGCGGCCGAGCTGATCACACGGCTGGAGAAGCTGAAGCGAGAGCAGGACACACTCAGCTGTCTGGAGGAGAGACTGCAGCAGATCCAGGAG gaagaAGAGCGAGATGAAGGTGAGTTAGCAGCACCACAGAAGCCCCCTCCATCCCTCAGTCTCCTCTCATCTGGTTTCTGTGAGGAAGACCCTCAGGCCATCCTGGATGAACAtctctccagggtcctgaagacCCCCGGTTGCCAGTCCCCTGGCGTCCCCCTCTATTCCCCTCGCTCACGCTCGCCGGACCAGCACCTTCTCCGTCAGCACCAGCCCCATCACCACCCCCAAGGCACCGTCTGCAGCCCTTTACCCAGTGGACCCCGCTCCGTTGCGGGCAAAcacatccaccaccaccacatccaccaccaccacggaGCTCCACCCAAGAGCAAGGAGCAGATCGAGGCCGAGGCGGCTCACCGAGTGGCTCAGTGCCTGGGGTCAGCGGGGTCTGATTACTCCATCCAGCGATGCCAGAGTCCAGCAGAGCTTACAGCAGG GAGAACCGCCATGTTGTCCAAACGTCCCAGTAAAGCCAGTGAcgggatgagtgtgtgtcagtccAGCGCAGAGAGTGGCAGCTCGCCTCTTCTTCCTTTCGACGGGACGGACAGATCTCAGAACGTGTGGCAGTGGATCCTGGAGAGCGAGCGGCAGAGCAGACACAAACCACACAG CTCACAAAGCCTAAAGAAGACCCACCCGACAGACTCGTCCTCCAAGAGCACGCTATGGGGCGGCGGAGGAGTGAGCGCGCACGTCCGCGGACACCATCCGGGTCACCCATTCGTCCAGGACCCCACCATGCCCCCTCTGCCCCCGCCAAACACACTCACGCAACTGGAAGAAGCCTGTCGCAGACTGGAAGAAGCCTCCAAACCTGCTAAACAGAG GCACTCTACGTCCagtctgcagagagagagaggtcatcCGTCCCTGTTTCCCAGCAGCAGCTCCGCTCTCGTCAGCCCGGCCCTGCAGACGGACGA GTGGAAGGAACAGCGGCGGCCGAGTGCCGGTCACTCCAGCGCCCCCTGTGGCTCGGAGCTGGTGGTCACCTACTTCTTCTGCGGAGAAGAGATTCCCTACAGGAGGCTGATGAAGACCCACAGCCTCACGCTCGGACACTTTAAAGAGCAGCTCAGAAAGAAAGGCAACTACAG GTACTACTTCAAGAAGGCGAGCGATGAGTTTGAGTGCGGCGCTGTGTTCGAGGAGATCTGGGAGGACGGCACGGTGCTGCCCATGTACGAGGGAAAGATCCTGGGCAAAGTGGAGAGAATGGAGTGA